The sequence CACTAGGCGTTCGTCGACAGGTTAAACAAGAAACCCATGTACTACAATATACTTAATCCATTTTATTTAATCTGTTATTTATTTCCTGATTGTAGTTAAAGAGCAGCTGTTGGAGCATCAGAGTGCAACTATAGGTCTATACCCAAGCAACCCTGGAAACACCAAGAGAGCTCATATTGCCCATGTTAGAGACAGTATCTACTGCGCTGTAGCAACATGGAGCTTGGCTTTAGCTTACAGGTAGGTTAGGACCTCTAGACTTTGAGTACTAAGATGTCACTGAACTAGATCTATACCCAAGCAACCCTGGAAACACCAAGAGAGCTCATATTGCCCATGTTAGAGACAGTATCTGCTGCGCTGCACATGGCAACATGGAGCTTGGCTTTAGCttacaggtacatgtaggttagGACCTCTAGACTTAGAGTACTAAGATGTCACTGAACTAGGTTCTATACCCAAGCAACCCTGGAAACACCAAGAGAGCTCATATTGCCCATGTTAGAGACAGTATCTACTGCGCTGTGGCAACATGGAGCTTGGCTTTAGCTTACAGGTAGGTTAGTACCTCTAGACTTTGAGTACTAAGATGTCACTGGAGTAGGGTCTATACCCAGGCAAACCCTGGAAACACCAAGAGAGCTCATATTGCCCATGTTAGAGACAGTATCTACTGCGCTGTGGCAACATGGAGCTTGGCTTTAGCTTACAGGTAGGTTAGTACCTCTAGACTTTGAGTACTAAGATGTCACTGGAGTAGGGTCTATACCCAGGCAACCCTGGAAACACCAAGAGAGCTCATATTGCCCATGTTAGAGACAGTATCTACTGCGCTGCACATGGCAACATGGAGCTTGGCTTTAGCTTACAGGTAGGTTAGGACCTCTAGACTTAGAGTACTAAGATGTCACTGGACTAGGGTCTATACCCAGGCAACCCTGTAAACACCAAGAGAGTTCATATTGCCCATGTTAGAGACAGTATCTACTGTGCTGTAGCAACATGGAGCTTGGCTTTAGCTTACAGGTATGTTAGGACCTCTAGACTTTGAGTACTAAGATGTCACTGGAGTAGGGTCTATACCCAGGCAACCCTGGAAACACCAAGAGAGCTCATATTGCCCATGTTAGAGACAGTATTTACTGTGCTGTGGCAACATGGAGCTTGGCTTTAGCTTACAGGTATGTTAGGACCTCTAGACTTTGAGTACTAAGATGTCACTGGACTAGGGTCTATACCCAGGCAACCCTGGAAACACCAAAAGAGCTCATATTGCCCATGTTAGAGACAGTATCTACTGCACTGTGGCAACATGGAGCTTGGCTTTAGCTATACAGGTATATGTAGGTTAGGACCTCTAGACTTTGAGTACTAAGATGACACTGGACTAGGGTATATACCCAGGCAACCCTGGAAACACCAAAAGAGCTCATATTGCCCATGTTAGAGACAGTATCTACTGTGCTGTAGCAACATGGAGCTTGGCTTTAGCTTACAGGTAGGTTAGGACCTCTAGACTTTGAGTATTAAGATTTTACTGGACTAGGGTCTATACCCAGGCTACCCTTGAAACACCAAGAGAGCTCATATTGCCCATGTTAGAGACAGTATCTACTGTGCTGTAGCATCATGGAGCTTGGCTTTAGCTTACAGGTAGGTTAGGACCTCTAGACTTTGAGTACTTAGATGTCACTGGAGTAGGGTCTATACCCAGGCAACCCTGGAAACACCAAAAGAGCTCATATTGCCCATGTTAGAGACAGTATCTACTGCGCTGTGGCAACATGGAGCTTGGCTTTAGCTATACAGGTATATGTAGGTTAGGACCTCTAGACTTTGAGTATTAAGATTTTACTGGACTAGGGTCTATACCCAGGCTACCCTGGAAACACCAAGAGAGCTCATATTGCCCATGTTAGAGACAGTATCTACTGTGCTGTAGCATCATGGAGCTTGGCTTTAGCTTACAGGTAGGTTAGGACCTCTAGACTTTGAGTACTAAGATGTCACTGGAGTAGGGTCTATACCCAGGCAACCCTGGAAACACCAAAAGAGCTCATATTGCCCATGTTAGAGACAGTATCTACTGCGCTGTGGCAACATGGAGCTTGGCTTTAGCTATACAGGTATATGTAGGTTAGGACCTCTAGACTTTGAGTATTAAGATTTTACTGGACTAGGGTCTATACCCAGGCTACCCTGGAAACACCAAGAGAGCTCATATTGCCCATGTTAGAGACAGTATCTACTGTGCTGTAGCATCATGGAGCTTGGCTTTAGCTTACAGGTAGGTTAGTACCTCTAGACTTTGAGTACTAAGATGTCACTGGAGTAGGGTCTATACCCAGGCAACCCTGGAAACACCAAAAGAGCTCATATTGCCCATGTTAGAGACAGTATCTACTGCGCTGTGGCAACATGGAGCTTGGCTTTAGCTATACAGGTATATGTAGGTTAGGACCTCTAGACTTTGAGTATTAAGATGTCACTGGACTAGGGTCGATACCCAGGCAATCCTGGAAACACCAAGAGAGCTCATATTGCCCATGTTAGAGACAGTATCTACTGTGCTGTAGCAACATGGAGCTTGGCTTTAGCTTACAGGTATGTTAGGACCTCTAGACTTTGAGTACTAAGATGTCACTGGAGTAGGGTCTATACCCACCAAGAGAGCTCATATTGCCCATGTTAGAGACAGCATCTACATTAAAATGCATCTTAAATCTGTTGTATTTTATTCTTCAGGAAAATTGACAATGATCATGGACGTACTTATGAGTTGGAGCAGAGTTCAGTGAAAtgtatgagaggtattttatacTGCTACCTCCGACAAGCAGATAAGGTCAGAGAAGTGGTAGTCAATTAAACAACAAATTCTTGTCCTCCGACACTATCTCACATCCGTCAGCCatgtttaaacaattttgtgtgTAACATGTTCTTTATGTGGCATAGGGCCTGTATGcatgatgtttttttgtttttttcaagtttttttttaaaagcattatCGTCAAAATTTGTTTAGAGAATGATTgtgttaaattttgttttctttgaaaaGCAGGCCAATCATTTATATATTTGAAACAAAAGAAGGGTGTGGCAAGTTTAAATGTCTCCTTGTGATGAGAAAGTTCTTACTAGAATAGATTTGTTGATAAAGAGAACTGGTCTGAactatgtacaatgtacattctAAATTAAGATAGAAACATTTAGGTTCAAACTAAATGGAATGTATTCTTGATATCTTTAAATAAATCTGTGTCTTAACCTCTATTTCAGTTGGAGAAATTCAAGTATTCTCAATGTGAGGAGAATGCATTGGATTGTCGTTATGACATGGTGAGAGGAGATACACTGCCTGATAGTTACCATCATCTACAGATTGACATCGTCTCGTTATATCTCTTATATCTGGTACAGATGATCTCATCAGGCTTACAGGTCAGAACGCTTCTTTATTGCTCTCTTTcgatttcattattttctttgctGATTAATTTTATTGATTCTGGGTGTTAAGCCAAGAACTATCAGAAAAAAAACGATCTTAATTACTGTAGAATACAAAGAAGAaagttttttatgttttagatgtgggaggaaaccccaaacaagtatttaagggaaaacccacgcagtcaggtagggactgaaaccaAGTCCATGTAGTGCCCCCTGGTGATTTTAAAACCGAAGtaccagaggtggaaggcaaagAAAGATACCACCACACCAACCTGACCGCCCAACTAAGCTTATCAAAAATTTTGCCAAAACATTTTCATATCTTCTTGCCAGTTGAATATTTTGTATTCTTGCACTTTATGTTGAGTTTGATCCTTTATACTGATTTGAATGTCTCTGTAGATCATATGGACCCTGGATGAGGTCAGCTTTGTGCAGAATCTTGTATTCTACGTTGAGCGTTATCCTTTATACCGATTTGAATGTCTCTGTAGATCATATGGACCCTGGATGAGGTCAGCTTTGTGCAGAATCTTGTATTCTATGTTGAGTTTGATCCTTTATACTGGTTTGAATGTCTCTGTAGATCATATGGACCCTGGATGAGGTCAGCTTTGTGCAGAATCTTGTATTCTACGTAGAGAGAGCCTACAGAATACCAGATTATGGAATGTGGGAGAGAGGTAGTAAATACAACACAGGCAAATGTGAGCTTAATGCAAGGTAGGTATTAGCTTAGTACTGTTGGTATATGGGTGTCATATGTGTTATTGAAAATAGTTCCAGATGCTTGTTCTGTTGCAACCTTGTTTATTGCAACCTTGAAGACCAGGCATTGTCAAAATATGTTTGATCATGCCCAAGACCTTGTCATCATGCCCAAGACCTTGTCATCATGCCCAAGACCTTGTCATCATGCCCAAGACCTTGTCATCATTGAAGGATATGACTTAACTTGGGTACAAAACATCCATCTGTTGTATCATCAGAATCTCCCTTAATCAAGACACTTAACTTAATCTCTGGTTCGGATGTAGTGCAAAGAAAGATTCCTTGAAATCATTTAAATAGTGAGAAGGTCCTCcctagtgtttctggttcatttATAGCAAGCAGCCATGTTTTTCTACCAAGTGACTGCCTCTCATACATTGTGACTAGTAAAATAAGTTAACTCTTTTAGTTTTTGTCTTTCTTCtctgtttttcaatattttaaaaggattttcttgggttttttttgtaagtagtgttagtaaaaaaaatgttgggtgcttaaaggatttgggtactttttgtaacacaaaacacaatgtcaacagatttacattaaacttacaccgtttgaaaataattatagtagaaagcgtaccttaaaatattagatgctgaggtgctgttgtttttgagaaatgagaatacgtttttacatgctgaaaaaattttcgtctcatgaccactgagacaaaaattattttcatgacagtgttttactcattcctcaaaaactacagcacctcagcaagtaacattttcagggaagctttctactatcattatcttcaaactgtgtaagtttagtgtaaatctgtggacattgtggttttttgtcctacaaaaagtacctagaccctttaactgaataacaaataaatcaaaaaagaaaaacacaggaACTAAATGTTCTGCTACCATCCACAGTTCCATCGGCATGGCAATAGCAGCTTTAGAAGCCAGTAATGGTTTCAATCTATTTGGACGTGAAGGAACGTCATGGTCGATACTCTATGTAGACCCTGACGCACATGGACGGAATCGAACCATTCTACAAAGTCTATTACCAAGGGAAAGTAGTTCAAAGGTTAGTAGATTGTCTTAAAGTTTCAGCTACATTGcttcaaatgttttggggtgaaaaaattatACTAAACCTAATACTTTGAAGGGCATCCTTTCTCAGAATagttaaactatcaacagctgcagtactTCTTATCAACCAAGTTTTATGATCAAGCAAGCAAGTCTTGACCAACCTATGctaattgattaattaattatcATCAAAGTTTtacatagcgcacgtatctaccaaacaaggtactcaaggtgctgagtataaTACAATTGGTCTTTTCTGATAATCTAACAATAATTATATTTGCATCATGTTTTCCAGTAGAATTAAAGATATAAGATAAAGAAAATGTGCCATCTTTATGACAGTCTTGTAATACCTTATTTTTAATTCTCACAggtgaagaaaaacatcaataTAGTGTGGAAATTTCACAAGTTtagtattttatgtttattGATAACTAGAATGAAGGAATTAATAAATGAAGAATTATCTTTCTAATAATTATACCATTTCCTCTGTGATTTAGAACACGGATGCCTCACTGATTCCAGCCATTAGTTTCCCAGCTTTTGCCATAAAAGATGAAGCTCTTAGAAACAggacctttgaaaaaatcatccGCAAGTTGAAGGGGAAATATGGTTTTAGACGATTCTTGAGAGATGGTTATGGAACGCTGCTTGAAGATGCAAACAGGAAATACTATAAACCAGCAGAAATCAAGGTTAGATCAATATTAGCAATCTGAATcagaattaataaaaataaaatgtaaactaattttggttttacccttacaccgatgtgtgttagcactgtttacaaaatgtaaaagGATTGTATCTATCAACCCAAGTACCATTTCCAACCCTTCAAAATTAAACttctttgtttaattttgttggactgaggactgcactagttgGATTGAGGACTGATTTGGTATTATGCTTTatatgggatcaggcataccaccataatcagagtccaacagtttggatgttgagttactgaatggtgttggattGAGGACTGATCTAGCATTATGCTTTatatgggatcaggcatacaaccataatcagagtccaacagtttgggtgttgagttactgaatggtgttggattGAGGACTTATCTGGTAATATGCTTTATATGGgatcaggggccgatttcacaaagcattcaaattcatcgcaagacaaattttcagtatcgccatagtaatttgtattgtgacatcacactttacttagcaactatgattgatttgcagttacgatcaatcttagatctttgtgaaattggctccaggcataccaccataatcagagtccaacagtttgggtgttgagttactgaattTATTGAATTTActgaatttatttaatttaatttttgtatgtttACAGATGTTTGATAACATCGAGGCAGAATGGCCGATGTTCTTTGTTTACATGATTATTGATGGAGTAGCTAAGGGTAACAATGAGCAAGTTGAGGAATATAGTACCTTATTGGAACCATTGATGAAGGAGACACCAATAGGTAAGTCATGTTTGAGTCACAATGATCTAAGGGTAACAATGAGCAAGTTGAGGAATATAGTACCTTATTGGAACCATTGATGAAGGAGACACCAATAGGTAAGTCATGTTTGAGTCACAATGATCTAAGGGTAACAATGAGCAAGTTGAGGAATATAGTACCTTATTGGAACCATTGATGAAGGAGACACCAATaggtaagtgcactgggttctttttacgtgcattacacaacacacagaaccaccagctttacgtcccatccaaagggtGTAATAAAAGACCAGTAGTATTGCCTTTAAGAGGGTATCCTTAGTATATTAGTAATTAGTTCTCCCTGTCAACTTTTAAAACCATCCATTTACTCTTGACTTTTTTACCCTTTTATTTTCTCTTGCAGGGAAAGTCCTTCCAAAGTTTTACTACGTTGAGCGCAGGAACATTGAAGCAGAGAGGAAAACTCCCCATAGTCAAACAAGAATAGCAAGTCAAGAAGGGGCGGAGTCCGATAAGATATTTCTGTGGGGGCAGTCTATGTATCTTATTGCATGTATGCTGAGTGAGTAAGACTATAATAGTAACTCTTTTGTCATCCTTCTTATTTATACTTGATTGTCTTAAAGGCTTTCTATACATTTTGTAGTGACTCTGAGAATTTACTTGGTGAAAAagtacagtttttgagaaacttttcacttcaaagtactgtggttatggaaaaagatatcactttttatccccaaaacttgaatctaagaaacgttactgacagtaacgtttcacAGACTGTGCATTCCAactgcagattattcttccatGGAcaaaaccgctccagatttttggcaatatctcataAAACTCTACCACACGAACATGTTAGTTAAATGGTATATTATATCTACAACTATATAGGATTGAAACGAGCATTGGGTTCCAACTACTTAATGTATACAATCCCTTCAATTTATGAGGAATCCTCTGGTTATGGGCATTGATTTGTCGATTATTTGATTGGTTGACTGAATGATTGTTAATCTACAGAGGATGGCTTGGTCAATATGAGTGAGATTGATCctattgattaattgattgattcattgattaattgattgactgattgattgttAATCTACAGAGGATGGCTTGGTCAATATGAGTGAGATTGATTCATaggttggttgattgattgattgattaactgattgattgattgattgattgattgattggtatTGAATCTACAGAGGATGGCTTGGTCAATATGAGTGAGATTGATTCATaggttggttgattgattgattgattaattaattgattgattgtttgatttagtgattgattgattgattgattgattgattgattgattgttagtCTACATAGGATGGCTAGTTCCATATGAATGAGAGTGATTCATAGGTTGGTTGATTGACTTAttgtttaattgattgattgattgactgattgattgattgattgattgattgattgattgattgattgattgattgattgattgattgattgattgattgattgattgattttgaaTCTACAGAGGAAGGCTTGGTCAATATGAGTGAGATTGATCCAATTGGTCGATACCACGGCTCATCAAGCAGAACGACAATGAAACATAACACAAGATATTCTGCATTTGAGGTAGGAAATCACACACGCTGTCTTTTAATTAATTGATTCAATTCAGTTTTATCTGATGGGCTACAATAAGTACACCTCCAGTTTTTCTCAGAACATACTCGCACATAAAGCTATATTTGTAACATTGTTTGAAAACCTACAACTGATTTTACCTTCACAATGTAAATCTTGGTAGTAGGAACCTCAGTAAAACTAACTGAACAAGTATAATATATAAGACAATAATTGATTTAATTAATGCGTAGGGTAGTTGGCCTTAGCTTtcaatccaaaccggaccttcttcagaggcataaacaggTACAAACaattacatatacatgtatctgtttatagcaaaaaaagagggaaaaggGATGTAGGGAAGGCTCctgagaaaaaaacgggaaaattgATTTAATAGTAACCAAGAATAATGCTTAGTTGAAGCTGAGATGTATTGAAAAGTCTGAACCAAGATATGGGAAGTTTTTAAAGTTGCTTATAACTAAATGTTGTTCAAATTAATAATATGTTGTTATCAATGTTTGTATGGTTTCCAGAGTACTGCCAAGGATATGACAGTTCAAATGGCCTTCATTGCAGAGAGTGCCAGACTACAGGCAACCTTAGGGATGTATGGTATCCAGACTCAAACACCTACACAGGTTGAACCAATACAGATATGGCCACCAGCAGAACTCATTAAGGTATATTAGTTAATAACAAAATTAGTCAGCTAACATCCTATGTGTGCATTGGATACTGTATTCTGCCACTGTAGTTGCAGAAACATCCTAGTTGCAATCAGTCCTTCTTCACTTTTATCCAGTACTTCTTGTTCGCAGCGATCATCCTTAGCTCCCTCAGTTTCTTTCAAGATCTTAGTGTTTCCATTTTTGCATCTTAAAGGTGTGACTGAAGTAGACTATGTAGCTGTACCTGTTGGCTCCTACTATGGGAACTTTCTACAGAACTTAAACATGATCTAGCCATCTTGAGTTTCTTTCTTATAAAtcaatgaaacaaaactgaTGCAAAACGCTGAAAGAATTCAGTCCGGTCCTTTGTTGAGAATGACTCTTTAAGCTCTGCATCTCAGCCAAGTACAGCTTATAGGACAGGGGTTATAGTAATGAATGATAAAGATCTGTAGAGCTTGTATTTAAATAGATTGTTCAGAAATCACACCAATGGCCACAAAATTAACTTTTTCTATTTATACTTTGTCCCAACTTGTTTAAGCTTACCAGTTCCTCGGTAACAACACTAAGCTTGGGTTCACTTTTTCTATTTATACTTTGTCCCGGTTTGTTTAGGCTTACCAGTTTCTTGGTAACAATGCTAAGCTTGGATTGACCGGTCGTCCACCTCGTCCAATTGGCAGCTTAGGTACATCCAAGATTTATCGAATCCTGGGCCGGACAGTCTTGTGTTACCCATTGCAGTTTGATAGAGCAGATTTCTATATGTATCAGGATATGTCACTGCTAGTGGATGATATTAAGGTATGGTATTAAGGAAATATTACATCATGGTTGACTTGttataaatatttggtttgtacTACCCCATATGTCACTGCTAGTGGATGATATTAAGGTATGGTATTAAGGAAATAATACATCATGGTTGACTTGTTATGAATATTTGGTTTGTACTACCCCATATGTCACTGCTAGTGGATGATATTAAGGTATGGTATTAAggaaatttatcttcaagtacgcgctaatcctccaatcagattggcagaatggagtggtgataaaaacctatattgcacggctaatatcactaccatgcgtcttgtgtgttctatgtcacgcgccaagtttgcttgaagataaatacgttatcacacgcgcgctcgtggaaatacggaaaatatagcgcttctgcgtcccatatccaactcggccttcggcctcgttggatatgggacgcagaagcgctatatttttccgtattccactcgcgcttgtgtgataacttataatattacATCATGGTTGACATGTTATGAATATTTGGTTTGTACTACCCCATGGTGGGGGAGAGTTGAAACCTGGCAAACTGATTGTGATACTAACAGTACACTGCATATACACTGCATATAAGCTGCATATGAACTGTGTACACTGCACATACACTGCATAAACACTGGCGATACACTGCAGTGCAATGCATAATAGAGTGCtgttgcatgtacatgtatgtatcatgATTATCACACTTCAATGTAtggtaaaacacaaacaatcatCTTTATCCAAGATGAAAATTGCtacttgtaatttttgtttgttaattaacTGCGTCAGTTACAGGATTTGAAGTGGCCTCTCTTCACTAGGCCACTCAGTGGTGTAGGGGGTTGATATTCTGTTTTAGAATGCAGGTGTCGCGATTCTGTTTTAGAATGCAGGTGTCGCGTGTGTATTTCTTTCTGTAGGGCTTTACAATGCACAGAGAATACACAGAGAatacagtgcttatcacaccTTAGTCATACATTGGGTCAAACCTAAATAGTATACGAAGTTTACTGTACAAACTCTTTACCAAACAATCAACTAAAGGTATTAGAAATTGAGattcaaattaaaatttatgATGCAACAAGAAAGTGGTGtacctttatttattttttcagaaTCTTGTAGCGTTCATGAGACGATCATGGACAATGTCTGGAAGACCAACTATCTGCATCCTCATTAAAGAAGATCATTTTAGGTAAGCTCAGGGTTTGATGTCAACTCATCCATGAGAATACTTCATCATGAAATAAATCTACAACTAAATTCTGGTTCACATGCTTTGCACAAAGGGAATTTGGCGTCACCTCCTTTTGCtgtgaatgttttgcaggaggtCAGCATACAGAAACTCCTCTCTGAAATGTTCCTTGcgagtttgtgacgtcaaaattcacatCTTATTTGCATCcataggaagtatgaactgggttATAGTCAGGCTGTCTTAACCATGTTATTAAGTGTAGTTACTAAGTGGTTTAGTGCACTGCATTTAATAACTAGTGTCTGACTCATGTCAATTTAAATAAGTATAAAactttatttctcaaaaaataccaTCTATTTCTACTTTTATGCCTGGTTCATACTCTAGTGAACGCAAAACCTAAGCCAATAATCTTGCGTCACACTTGGACAAATGGGGTGTATCGGTTATTGCTCCGTATCGCTTGTGTGTGAAgtgtgaaccgggctttacagaGAATTGCAATGTTTCAgctgctaataattgtttttctagAACTTCAAATGAAAATGGGTTgacatttgtaattgttttatgttttttgctGATGTTCTTAATCATGTTTACTGAATTGTGCCTTTGTGAGCTCTGTATgttatttaaaatgtaaaatattgatttatatttttctttataattttcttTAGTAAAAGTTCTAATTGAAATAATGAAATATTGAATAACTTATTGTCCATACAGTGGTG comes from Asterias amurensis chromosome 3, ASM3211899v1 and encodes:
- the LOC139934996 gene encoding phosphorylase b kinase regulatory subunit beta-like, producing MAVEADEDYLRQLAVLHSYYILVKEQLLEHQSATIGLYPSNPGNTKRAHIAHVRDSIYCAVATWSLALAYRKIDNDHGRTYELEQSSVKCMRGILYCYLRQADKLEKFKYSQCEENALDCRYDMVRGDTLPDSYHHLQIDIVSLYLLYLVQMISSGLQIIWTLDEVSFVQNLVFYVERAYRIPDYGMWERGSKYNTGKCELNASSIGMAIAALEASNGFNLFGREGTSWSILYVDPDAHGRNRTILQSLLPRESSSKNTDASLIPAISFPAFAIKDEALRNRTFEKIIRKLKGKYGFRRFLRDGYGTLLEDANRKYYKPAEIKMFDNIEAEWPMFFVYMIIDGVAKGNNEQVEEYSTLLEPLMKETPIGKVLPKFYYVERRNIEAERKTPHSQTRIASQEGAESDKIFLWGQSMYLIACMLKEGLVNMSEIDPIGRYHGSSSRTTMKHNTRYSAFESTAKDMTVQMAFIAESARLQATLGMYGIQTQTPTQVEPIQIWPPAELIKAYQFLGNNAKLGLTGRPPRPIGSLGTSKIYRILGRTVLCYPLQFDRADFYMYQDMSLLVDDIKNLVAFMRRSWTMSGRPTICILIKEDHFSGAKGSEMLDMLAMFKRGSCGGIRIKVDRLQTLLASSFVEHLDFQLPEGVATIALFKRLEELNVDHLPLQSRSRHASSPSSAEYETEVFDLKKYECLPSWELVDKLRHMVNMVHQSSVLGLLLEREGLNYLTENGTVEQALTRVYNKAAVKEDWSTVRYCASILHKVIDSLAPSITSMLVAGKIVTIGVFGHEEELVMRPMNPREITGIIFNRCQKYNVREAVMQQEIIIALGKLTVTRPDLFSSMLKIRTGWLLHAMRTELKLTWKETEPIHSLSPHSLKDLLVEVLETTIKSSSTERNWLELRQFNGALNRTPANFYDNVWDIMSRMPNGIIIADYFLPQQPTLSDMTRTDLNFALQIEEMFGRISHPEYRQLMVELLSVMSTILQRNPELEFKKTVNTEALIKEAFDSFKAHQGESCDMKDFYNTPPVAVRGTMSYLAKVIVNSLLDESLDKSEDTCTIC